One Pseudorhodoplanes sinuspersici DNA segment encodes these proteins:
- a CDS encoding heme ABC transporter permease has protein sequence MALIDLANPTRFLSLTGRILPWLAAATALVFAYGFWLTAGAPDDYQQGATVKIMFLHVPSAWLAMFGWVVMSIAALGTLVWRHPLADMAAKAAAPIGAAFTLICLITGSLWGRPMWGTYWVWDARLTSVFVLFLMYLGVIALWRTIDDPTRAGRAAAILTLVGAINIPIIKFSVDWWNTLHQPASVVKMSGPAIHPTILLPLLVMAIAFTLLFITLHLAAMRNEILKRRIRSMHMMQAEAAPGR, from the coding sequence ATGGCCTTGATCGACCTCGCCAATCCGACACGGTTTCTGTCGCTCACCGGGCGCATCCTGCCCTGGCTGGCGGCGGCGACGGCGCTCGTCTTCGCCTATGGCTTCTGGCTCACGGCCGGCGCGCCCGACGATTACCAGCAGGGCGCGACCGTGAAGATCATGTTCCTCCATGTGCCGTCCGCCTGGCTGGCGATGTTCGGCTGGGTGGTGATGAGCATCGCTGCGCTCGGCACGCTGGTGTGGCGGCACCCGCTCGCCGATATGGCCGCCAAGGCCGCCGCGCCGATCGGCGCTGCTTTCACGCTGATCTGTCTCATCACCGGCTCGCTGTGGGGCCGGCCGATGTGGGGCACCTACTGGGTGTGGGACGCGCGCCTGACGTCCGTGTTCGTTCTGTTCCTGATGTATCTCGGCGTGATCGCGCTTTGGCGCACCATCGACGATCCGACCCGCGCCGGACGCGCTGCCGCGATCCTCACACTCGTCGGCGCGATCAATATTCCGATCATCAAATTCTCGGTCGACTGGTGGAACACGCTGCATCAGCCCGCATCGGTCGTGAAGATGAGCGGGCCGGCGATCCATCCGACCATTCTGTTGCCGCTGCTGGTGATGGCGATCGCCTTCACGCTGCTGTTCATCACCTTGCATCTGGCCGCCATGCGCAACGAAATCCTCAAACGCCGCATCCGATCCATGCACATGATGCAGGCGGAAGCCGCACCGGGACGATAG
- the mtaB gene encoding tRNA (N(6)-L-threonylcarbamoyladenosine(37)-C(2))-methylthiotransferase MtaB: MSVEIVTFGCRLNTHESEIMRQKASEAGLADAVVVNTCAVTAEAVRQARQTIRKLRREKPDARIVVTGCAAQTEPATFAAMPEVDRVVGNTEKFDVSAWADTRRAFEDGAFGIGAEEKIVVNDIMAARETALHLIDGIEGRARATVQIQNGCDHRCTFCIIPYGRGNSRSVPMGEIVTQVRHLVENGYREIVLTGVDITSYGQNLPGTPKLGALVKQIFKHVPELQRLRLSSIDSVEADDDLLDVFASDARLMPHLHLSLQAGDDMILKRMKRRHLRDDAIAFCERVRSLRPDVVFGADIIAGFPTETDDMFARSLDIVDECGLTHLHVFPFSPRPGTPAARMPQLARDVVKDRARRLREKGDAALHKHLDAETGRMRRVLIESDMIGRTEHFTPVRISDVSEAGQIVNLRIAGHDGRRLIAA, from the coding sequence ATGAGCGTCGAGATCGTCACATTCGGCTGCCGTCTTAACACGCATGAATCCGAGATCATGCGGCAGAAGGCGAGCGAAGCCGGATTGGCCGACGCGGTGGTGGTGAACACTTGCGCGGTGACGGCGGAGGCCGTGCGGCAGGCGCGGCAGACGATCCGCAAGCTTCGACGTGAGAAGCCGGATGCGCGCATCGTCGTCACCGGTTGCGCCGCGCAGACAGAGCCCGCGACCTTCGCGGCCATGCCGGAAGTCGATCGCGTCGTCGGCAATACCGAGAAATTCGATGTGTCGGCGTGGGCGGATACGCGGCGCGCTTTTGAGGATGGCGCCTTCGGCATCGGCGCGGAAGAGAAGATCGTCGTCAACGACATCATGGCCGCGCGCGAAACTGCGCTGCATCTGATCGACGGCATCGAAGGCCGCGCGCGGGCGACAGTGCAGATCCAGAATGGTTGCGATCACCGCTGTACCTTCTGCATCATCCCGTATGGACGCGGCAATTCGCGCTCCGTGCCGATGGGCGAGATCGTCACGCAGGTGCGCCATCTGGTCGAGAACGGTTATCGCGAGATCGTGCTGACCGGCGTCGATATCACGAGCTACGGCCAGAATCTCCCCGGCACGCCTAAGCTTGGCGCGCTGGTAAAGCAGATCTTCAAGCATGTGCCGGAACTGCAGCGGTTGCGTCTGTCGTCGATCGATTCGGTCGAGGCCGATGACGATCTGCTCGATGTATTCGCATCCGATGCGCGGCTGATGCCGCATCTGCATCTGTCGCTGCAGGCCGGCGATGACATGATCCTCAAGCGAATGAAGCGCCGGCACCTGCGTGACGATGCGATTGCATTCTGCGAACGCGTGCGGTCGCTGCGGCCTGACGTGGTGTTCGGCGCCGATATTATCGCCGGTTTCCCGACCGAAACGGACGACATGTTTGCGCGTTCACTCGATATCGTCGACGAATGTGGTCTTACCCATCTGCATGTCTTTCCGTTCTCGCCGCGGCCCGGCACGCCGGCCGCGCGCATGCCGCAGCTCGCACGCGATGTGGTGAAGGATCGCGCGCGGCGTTTGCGCGAGAAGGGTGACGCCGCGTTGCATAAGCATCTCGATGCCGAAACCGGGCGTATGCGGCGTGTGCTGATCGAGTCCGACATGATCGGTCGCACTGAGCACTTTACGCCGGTCCGCATTTCCGATGTGAGCGAGGCTGGGCAGATCGTCAACCTGCGGATCGCGGGACATGATGGCCGCCGTCTGATCGCAGCGTGA
- the ccmA gene encoding heme ABC exporter ATP-binding protein CcmA codes for MTLSAEALCCQRGGRQVFESLSFSVASGRALLVTGRNGAGKSSLLRMIAGLLRIAGGKLTLSGGDDERSIGEQAHYLGHLDALKPALSVEENLSFWTRYLGGDGQPPDALAAVGLDSLAHLPAAYLSAGQKRRLSIARLVAIKRPLWLLDEPTSALDTKAQAMLLALMQAHLAGGGMIVAATHLPLGLDGATELRLEQVP; via the coding sequence ATGACCCTTTCCGCGGAGGCGCTGTGCTGCCAGCGGGGCGGACGCCAGGTCTTCGAATCTTTGAGCTTTTCTGTCGCATCCGGCCGGGCGCTGCTGGTGACGGGCCGCAATGGCGCCGGCAAGTCGTCCCTGCTGCGAATGATCGCCGGCTTGCTGCGAATTGCCGGCGGCAAACTGACCCTGTCTGGCGGCGATGACGAGCGCAGCATCGGCGAACAGGCCCACTATCTTGGACATCTCGACGCATTGAAGCCGGCTTTGTCGGTCGAAGAAAATTTGTCGTTCTGGACCAGGTATCTCGGTGGCGACGGACAGCCGCCGGACGCGCTGGCGGCCGTCGGGCTTGATTCGCTGGCGCACTTGCCGGCGGCTTATCTGTCGGCCGGGCAGAAACGGCGGCTGTCGATCGCCCGTCTGGTAGCGATAAAGCGGCCGCTCTGGCTGCTGGATGAGCCGACCTCGGCGCTCGATACCAAGGCTCAGGCGATGCTGCTGGCGCTGATGCAGGCGCATCTTGCCGGCGGCGGCATGATTGTCGCTGCGACCCACCTGCCGCTCGGCCTCGATGGCGCGACTGAATTGCGGCTGGAGCAGGTGCCATGA
- a CDS encoding MaoC family dehydratase: MRVHVGEKFSESLTMTPEEAKTFSRAARDFNPLHLDEIVAAGSRYKKLIVSGTQTAAHLMALPATYFSQRADVVGLDFSLRFHKPVFADETITLEWEVTEVTSTSSGKADVAEMKGRVLNEAGELAVAATGRVMVAEKL; the protein is encoded by the coding sequence ATGCGCGTTCATGTCGGCGAAAAATTCTCGGAAAGCCTGACCATGACGCCGGAGGAGGCCAAGACCTTCTCCCGCGCCGCGCGCGATTTCAATCCGTTGCATCTTGATGAGATCGTCGCCGCCGGTAGTCGCTACAAGAAGCTGATCGTCAGCGGCACCCAGACGGCTGCGCATCTGATGGCATTGCCGGCGACGTATTTCTCACAACGCGCCGATGTGGTCGGGCTGGATTTCTCGCTGCGCTTTCACAAGCCGGTTTTCGCCGACGAGACGATTACGCTGGAATGGGAAGTGACCGAAGTGACATCGACATCATCCGGCAAAGCCGATGTCGCGGAGATGAAGGGCCGCGTGCTCAATGAAGCGGGCGAGCTCGCCGTTGCTGCGACCGGCCGCGTGATGGTAGCGGAGAAGTTGTAG
- a CDS encoding RluA family pseudouridine synthase, whose translation MTPEEMEARLLYRDGLMLVLDKPAGLPVHRGPKAAGMKNVGALEDHFGALRFGLPRAPSLAHRLDRETSGCLVLGRHRKALESLAKLFQAGKIGKTYWALVEGGPEENEGTIDLPLGRRDENRGWWMKVDPAGQPSVTTWKVMGRADGKTWLALEPVTGRTHQLRVHCQARGWPIVGDSIYGTAPRFGGPILHLLAREIVVPLYKNRDPIRVTAPVPPHMREGLKACGWVEDDKATCSAHSRESGNPAEKDLGPRFRGDERN comes from the coding sequence ATGACTCCGGAAGAGATGGAAGCGCGACTTCTTTACCGCGATGGGCTGATGCTGGTGCTCGACAAGCCGGCGGGCTTGCCCGTGCATCGTGGCCCGAAGGCGGCAGGGATGAAAAATGTCGGCGCGCTGGAGGATCATTTCGGCGCTCTGCGCTTCGGCCTGCCGCGCGCGCCGTCGCTAGCGCACCGGCTGGATCGCGAAACCTCCGGTTGCCTCGTCTTGGGACGACACCGCAAGGCCTTGGAATCGCTAGCCAAGCTGTTTCAGGCCGGAAAGATCGGCAAGACTTATTGGGCTTTGGTCGAAGGCGGCCCGGAAGAGAATGAGGGCACCATCGACCTGCCGCTCGGCCGCCGGGACGAAAATCGCGGCTGGTGGATGAAGGTCGATCCTGCCGGCCAGCCTTCGGTCACAACATGGAAGGTGATGGGGCGTGCGGATGGTAAGACCTGGCTCGCGCTCGAGCCTGTCACCGGCCGCACCCATCAACTTCGCGTCCACTGTCAGGCCAGGGGCTGGCCGATCGTCGGCGACAGCATCTACGGCACCGCGCCGCGCTTCGGCGGACCGATCCTGCATCTCCTCGCCCGCGAGATCGTGGTGCCGCTTTACAAGAATCGCGATCCGATCCGCGTCACCGCGCCGGTGCCACCGCATATGCGGGAGGGATTGAAAGCGTGCGGGTGGGTGGAGGATGACAAGGCTACATGCTCCGCTCATTCCCGCGAAAGCGGTAATCCAGCGGAAAAAGATCTGGGTCCCCGCTTTCGCGGGGACGAGCGGAACTGA
- a CDS encoding septation protein A, with protein sequence MSDSATPKKAQLNPFVKLALDFGPLILFFIVNGRAGIFWATGVFMAAVVIAILISYALIKRFPIMTLVTAFIVVVFGTLTIVLHNDVFVKMKTTIIYLLFAVVLLAGLILRKPFLEIAFDSVFHLTDEGWRKLTVRWIGFFVAMAIVNEIVWRTQTTDFWVAFKTFGFVPITFAFALAQFPLLQKYAVKTDAP encoded by the coding sequence ATGTCCGACAGCGCCACACCTAAGAAGGCCCAGCTCAATCCGTTCGTGAAGCTCGCGCTCGACTTCGGGCCGCTGATACTGTTCTTCATCGTCAATGGCCGTGCCGGCATCTTCTGGGCCACAGGCGTCTTCATGGCGGCGGTGGTGATCGCGATTCTCATCTCTTACGCTCTGATCAAGCGCTTTCCGATCATGACGCTGGTGACGGCCTTCATCGTCGTTGTGTTCGGCACGCTCACCATCGTTCTGCACAACGATGTCTTCGTGAAGATGAAGACGACGATCATCTATCTGCTGTTTGCCGTCGTGCTGCTGGCAGGACTCATTCTCCGCAAGCCGTTCCTGGAGATCGCCTTCGATTCGGTCTTTCATCTCACTGACGAGGGCTGGCGCAAGCTGACGGTGCGATGGATCGGTTTCTTTGTGGCCATGGCGATCGTGAACGAGATCGTCTGGCGCACGCAGACGACCGATTTTTGGGTCGCCTTCAAGACCTTCGGTTTCGTGCCGATCACCTTCGCTTTCGCACTGGCGCAGTTTCCGCTGCTGCAGAAATACGCGGTGAAGACCGACGCGCCGTGA
- a CDS encoding LysE family translocator translates to MTIAAAAALFVVMAALAALPSSSVALVVLRSASLGVRSGIAAAFGIAFADLVFVALAVAGMTALSEIMGSLFAGLRYLGAIYLIWCGIGLIRSNASTSWQMPHCWGGSGASFLAGFILTLGDVKAILFYAALFPVFIDIPTLDALDLGVIAAITLVAVGGVKIAYAMAARSIAEKVGMLPLARPARVACGGVMVGIGGYLMVKP, encoded by the coding sequence GTGACGATTGCAGCCGCAGCGGCGTTGTTTGTTGTGATGGCGGCGTTGGCGGCGCTGCCGAGCTCCAGCGTCGCCCTTGTGGTGCTGCGTTCGGCATCGCTCGGTGTGCGCAGCGGCATCGCCGCAGCTTTCGGCATTGCCTTTGCCGATCTCGTTTTCGTCGCGCTGGCCGTTGCCGGCATGACGGCCCTGTCCGAGATTATGGGCAGTCTGTTCGCTGGCCTGCGTTATCTTGGTGCGATCTATCTGATCTGGTGCGGCATCGGCCTGATCCGCAGCAACGCATCCACGTCATGGCAGATGCCGCATTGCTGGGGCGGTTCGGGCGCAAGCTTTCTTGCCGGCTTCATTCTCACGCTTGGCGATGTGAAGGCGATCCTGTTCTATGCGGCGCTGTTTCCGGTCTTTATCGATATTCCGACGCTCGATGCGCTTGATCTTGGGGTGATCGCCGCGATCACGCTCGTTGCCGTCGGCGGCGTCAAGATCGCCTATGCGATGGCGGCGCGGTCGATCGCCGAGAAGGTCGGCATGCTGCCGCTCGCGAGGCCAGCGCGCGTGGCCTGTGGCGGGGTGATGGTCGGCATCGGCGGCTACCTGATGGTCAAGCCGTAG
- the ccmB gene encoding heme exporter protein CcmB: MSGLGALFLRDIRIAIRIGGGAMIGVLFFMLVVTLMPFAIGPDLALLTRIGPAILWLGALLASLLALDRLLAADQEDGSLDLLTMGNAPLELAVGVKALAHWLTTALPLVIAAPLLALFLNLDGAATGAVAATLLVGTPALTFIGLIGAALTVTLRRGGLLLPVLILPLAVPVLIFGVAASNAAVVGPVTFGTPFTILCALTLMSLVVGPFAAAAALRAGQE, encoded by the coding sequence ATGAGCGGCCTCGGCGCTCTCTTTCTCCGCGATATCCGGATTGCCATCCGCATCGGCGGCGGTGCGATGATCGGCGTGCTGTTCTTTATGCTGGTCGTGACGCTGATGCCGTTCGCGATCGGTCCCGATCTCGCGCTGCTGACGCGCATCGGGCCGGCGATCCTGTGGCTCGGCGCCTTGCTGGCAAGCCTCCTGGCGCTCGACCGGCTGCTGGCCGCCGATCAGGAAGACGGCTCTCTCGACCTTTTGACCATGGGCAATGCGCCGCTGGAGCTCGCCGTCGGCGTGAAAGCTTTGGCGCACTGGCTGACCACCGCTTTGCCTCTGGTGATCGCCGCGCCGCTGCTGGCGCTGTTCCTCAATCTCGACGGCGCGGCGACCGGGGCTGTGGCAGCCACCTTGCTCGTCGGCACACCGGCGCTGACCTTCATCGGCCTGATCGGGGCAGCGCTGACGGTGACGCTCCGTCGCGGCGGCCTGCTTCTGCCGGTCCTGATCCTGCCGCTGGCGGTTCCAGTGCTTATCTTCGGAGTCGCGGCCTCGAATGCGGCCGTGGTCGGACCGGTGACCTTCGGGACGCCCTTTACGATCTTGTGCGCGCTGACACTCATGTCGCTGGTCGTTGGGCCGTTTGCAGCGGCGGCCGCCCTGCGGGCGGGGCAGGAATAG
- the ccmD gene encoding heme exporter protein CcmD gives MDLGPHATFIIAAYAASVFILALLIGWIAIENRSLKRTLADFEARGITRRSDERKSTLHKAEPHQSPA, from the coding sequence ATGGACCTCGGACCGCACGCCACATTCATCATCGCCGCTTATGCGGCGTCTGTATTCATCCTTGCGCTGCTGATCGGCTGGATCGCGATCGAGAACCGCTCGTTGAAGCGCACGCTTGCCGATTTCGAAGCGCGCGGCATCACGCGCCGCTCGGACGAACGTAAATCCACACTCCATAAAGCCGAACCGCATCAGTCGCCCGCATGA
- a CDS encoding DsbE family thiol:disulfide interchange protein yields MSIASENSSTGSRRRLLVVLPLLVFIALAALFFYRLGSGDPSRIPSALIGRPVPQTDLPPVAGLVQDGKPLPGMNAADFKDNVTLVNVWASWCVPCHDEVPMLDELAKDKRIRLVGINYKDQADNARRFIGRYGNPFSAVGADPNGRAAIEWGVYGVPETFVVGRDGRIAYKLVGPITETNLKTTLMPAIEKALAAAPAKAD; encoded by the coding sequence ATGAGCATCGCGTCCGAAAATTCCAGCACTGGATCGCGCCGCAGACTTCTCGTCGTTCTGCCGCTGCTGGTGTTCATCGCGCTGGCGGCGCTGTTCTTCTATCGCCTCGGCTCCGGCGATCCCTCGCGCATTCCATCCGCATTGATCGGCCGGCCGGTGCCGCAAACCGATCTGCCACCGGTTGCAGGCCTCGTGCAGGATGGCAAACCGCTACCCGGCATGAACGCGGCGGACTTCAAGGACAATGTAACGCTCGTGAATGTCTGGGCGTCATGGTGCGTGCCCTGCCACGATGAAGTGCCGATGCTCGACGAACTCGCCAAAGACAAGCGCATCCGTCTTGTCGGCATCAACTACAAGGACCAGGCTGACAATGCGCGCCGCTTCATCGGCCGCTACGGCAATCCATTCAGCGCCGTCGGCGCCGATCCGAACGGACGCGCGGCGATCGAATGGGGCGTCTATGGCGTACCGGAAACATTCGTCGTCGGCCGCGACGGCCGCATCGCCTACAAGCTGGTCGGCCCGATCACCGAGACCAATCTCAAGACGACGCTGATGCCGGCGATCGAGAAGGCGCTGGCGGCAGCACCTGCCAAAGCCGACTGA
- the acnA gene encoding aconitate hydratase AcnA → MTSLDSFNCCRTLKVGTKSYAYYSLPVAEKNGLKGISKLPFSMKVLLENLLRNEDGRTVTKDDILAVAAWLKKKSSDREIAFRPARVLMQDFTGVPAVVDLAAMRDAMTVLGGDPKKINPLVPVDLVIDHSVIVNYFGDNAAFKKNVEEEYKQNQERYRFLKWAQKAFDNFRVVPPGTGICHQVNLEYLSQTVWTAKGKIMVGGKAKNAEIAYPDTLVGTDSHTTMVNGLAVLGWGVGGIEAEAAMLGQPLSMLLPEVIGFKLTGKLKEGVTATDLVLTVTEMLRKRGVVGKFVEFFGPGVLDLAIADRATIGNMAPEYGATCGFFPVDAETVKFLRDTGRKEDRVKLVAAYAKAQGMFLTAKTADPAFTDVLKLDLGKVEPSLAGPKRPQDRVALKAVKTEFSNAMDKEFKKPGELDTRVPVEGRSHDLGNGDVVIAAITSCTNTSNPSVMIGAGLVARKAAALGLQAKPWVKTSLAPGSQVVGEYLAASGLQKDLDKLGFNLVGYGCTTCIGNSGPLPEEISKAINGNDLVAAAVLSGNRNFEGRVNPDVRANYLASPPLVVAYAIAGSMQVDMVKTPLGTDKQGKKVFLKDIWPTAKEIASFIRRNVTKKLFAKKYANVFKGDANWRKITVTGGLTYAWDSGSTYVQDPPYFVGMQPRPTPPTDIINARVMGLFLDSITTDHISPAGSIKLNSPAGKYLVEHHVKPIDFNQYGTRRGNHEVMMRGTFANIRIKNQMVPGVEGGVTIHYPDKEQMPIYDAAMRYKQEKVPLVIFAGKEYGTGSSRDWAAKGTVLLGVRAVIAQSFERIHRSNLVGMGVLPLVFEEGTSWQTLGLNGSEQVTIRGIEGDLRPRQTLTAEIEMADGTKKEVPLICRIDTLDELEYFKNGGILQYVLRQLAA, encoded by the coding sequence ATGACCTCGCTCGACTCATTCAATTGCTGCCGCACACTCAAGGTCGGCACCAAGTCCTACGCTTATTACAGCCTTCCCGTCGCAGAAAAGAACGGTCTGAAAGGCATCTCCAAGCTGCCTTTCTCGATGAAGGTGCTGCTGGAAAACCTGCTGCGCAACGAAGACGGGCGCACGGTCACCAAGGACGACATCCTCGCCGTAGCGGCCTGGCTGAAGAAGAAATCTTCGGATCGCGAAATCGCCTTCCGCCCGGCGCGCGTGCTGATGCAGGACTTTACCGGCGTCCCGGCGGTGGTCGATCTCGCGGCGATGCGCGACGCGATGACGGTGCTGGGTGGCGATCCCAAGAAGATCAACCCGCTGGTCCCGGTGGATCTCGTCATCGATCACTCGGTGATCGTGAATTATTTCGGCGACAATGCTGCGTTCAAGAAGAACGTCGAAGAGGAATACAAGCAGAACCAGGAGCGTTATCGCTTCCTGAAATGGGCGCAGAAGGCGTTCGACAATTTCCGTGTCGTGCCGCCCGGCACGGGCATCTGCCATCAGGTCAATCTTGAATATCTGTCGCAGACCGTCTGGACCGCCAAGGGCAAGATCATGGTCGGCGGCAAGGCCAAGAATGCCGAGATCGCTTACCCCGATACGCTGGTCGGCACCGACTCGCACACCACGATGGTGAATGGTCTCGCCGTGCTCGGCTGGGGCGTCGGCGGCATTGAGGCGGAAGCAGCGATGCTGGGCCAGCCTTTGTCGATGCTGCTGCCGGAAGTGATCGGCTTCAAGCTGACCGGCAAGCTGAAGGAAGGTGTGACCGCGACCGACCTCGTGCTCACCGTGACGGAAATGCTGCGCAAGCGCGGCGTTGTCGGCAAGTTCGTGGAATTCTTCGGCCCCGGCGTGCTCGATCTGGCGATCGCCGACCGCGCCACCATCGGCAACATGGCGCCGGAATACGGTGCGACCTGCGGCTTCTTTCCGGTCGACGCCGAGACGGTGAAATTCCTGCGCGACACCGGTCGCAAAGAAGATCGCGTGAAGCTGGTTGCTGCCTATGCCAAGGCGCAGGGCATGTTCCTGACCGCGAAGACCGCCGATCCCGCCTTCACCGATGTGCTGAAACTCGATCTCGGCAAGGTGGAGCCGTCGCTTGCCGGGCCGAAGCGTCCGCAGGACCGCGTTGCCTTGAAAGCCGTGAAAACGGAATTCAGCAATGCGATGGACAAGGAATTCAAGAAACCCGGCGAGCTCGACACGCGCGTCCCGGTTGAAGGCCGCTCGCATGATCTCGGCAACGGTGACGTTGTCATTGCAGCCATTACCTCCTGCACCAATACCTCTAATCCGAGCGTGATGATCGGTGCGGGTCTTGTTGCGCGTAAGGCGGCGGCATTGGGTCTGCAGGCCAAGCCGTGGGTGAAGACGTCGCTTGCACCGGGCTCGCAGGTCGTCGGCGAGTATCTCGCCGCCTCGGGCCTGCAAAAGGATCTCGACAAGCTTGGGTTCAACCTCGTCGGTTATGGCTGCACCACCTGCATCGGCAATTCAGGGCCGCTGCCGGAAGAAATTTCCAAGGCCATCAATGGCAACGATCTCGTGGCGGCTGCCGTGCTGTCCGGCAATCGCAATTTCGAGGGCCGCGTCAATCCGGACGTGCGGGCGAACTATCTCGCCTCACCGCCGCTCGTTGTCGCTTACGCCATTGCCGGGTCGATGCAGGTGGACATGGTCAAGACACCGCTCGGCACCGACAAGCAGGGCAAGAAGGTGTTCCTCAAGGACATCTGGCCGACAGCAAAGGAAATTGCCTCCTTCATCCGCAGAAACGTCACCAAAAAACTGTTCGCAAAGAAATATGCGAATGTGTTCAAGGGCGATGCCAACTGGCGGAAGATCACGGTGACCGGCGGCCTGACCTATGCCTGGGACAGCGGCTCGACCTATGTGCAGGATCCGCCCTATTTCGTCGGCATGCAGCCGCGCCCGACGCCGCCAACAGACATCATCAACGCGCGTGTGATGGGCCTGTTCCTGGATTCGATTACGACCGACCACATTTCTCCGGCCGGTTCGATCAAGCTGAACTCGCCGGCTGGAAAATATCTGGTCGAACATCACGTGAAGCCGATCGACTTCAATCAATACGGCACGCGTCGCGGCAACCACGAAGTGATGATGCGCGGCACCTTCGCCAATATCCGCATCAAGAATCAAATGGTGCCGGGGGTCGAGGGTGGCGTGACCATCCACTATCCGGATAAGGAGCAGATGCCAATTTACGACGCGGCAATGCGTTATAAGCAGGAAAAAGTTCCGCTCGTGATCTTTGCCGGCAAGGAATACGGCACTGGCTCGTCGCGCGATTGGGCGGCGAAAGGTACGGTTTTGCTCGGCGTTCGCGCGGTGATCGCGCAATCCTTCGAGCGCATCCATCGCTCCAATCTCGTGGGCATGGGTGTGTTGCCGCTGGTGTTTGAAGAGGGCACATCCTGGCAAACTCTTGGCCTGAACGGCAGCGAGCAAGTCACAATTCGCGGGATTGAGGGAGATTTGCGGCCGCGCCAGACGCTGACGGCAGAAATTGAGATGGCAGACGGCACCAAGAAAGAGGTACCGCTGATTTGCCGGATCGATACGCTGGACGAATTAGAATACTTCAAGAATGGCGGCATCCTGCAATACGTGCTGCGTCAGCTTGCGGCCTGA
- the ftsY gene encoding signal recognition particle-docking protein FtsY produces the protein MNDSTQDNAPEQKRQSWWQRLSSGLKRTSASLGSAISDLVKKRKLDSAMLEEIEDTLIRADLGVTTAARISEAIAKGRYEKDIDESEVKTVVATEVEKVLSPVAAPLSIEGAKPFVILVSGVNGSGKTTTIGKLTAKFTREGHKVMLAAGDTFRAAAIEQLKIWGGRVGAKVIAREQGSDAAGIAFDALTAAKAEGVDVLLIDTAGRLQNRTELMSELEKIVRVMKKVEPSAPHAVLLVLDATVGQNAISQVEAFGKTAGVTGLVMTKLDGTARGGILVAIAEKFKLPIHFIGVGEGIDDLQPFTARDFARAIAGLDD, from the coding sequence ATGAATGACAGCACTCAAGACAACGCCCCGGAACAAAAACGCCAAAGCTGGTGGCAGCGCCTCAGCAGTGGTCTCAAGCGCACGTCTGCCTCGCTCGGTTCCGCGATCAGCGATCTCGTCAAGAAACGCAAGCTTGACTCCGCCATGCTGGAGGAGATCGAGGACACGCTGATCCGTGCCGATCTCGGCGTGACCACGGCCGCGCGCATCAGTGAGGCGATCGCCAAGGGGCGCTACGAGAAGGACATCGACGAGAGCGAAGTGAAGACGGTGGTCGCCACTGAGGTCGAGAAGGTGTTGTCGCCGGTTGCCGCGCCCTTGTCGATCGAAGGCGCGAAACCCTTCGTCATTCTGGTGTCGGGCGTCAACGGTTCCGGCAAGACCACCACGATCGGCAAGCTCACCGCAAAGTTTACCCGCGAAGGTCACAAGGTGATGCTGGCCGCCGGCGATACCTTCCGTGCCGCCGCCATCGAGCAATTGAAGATCTGGGGCGGACGCGTCGGCGCCAAGGTCATCGCCCGCGAGCAAGGCTCCGATGCCGCCGGCATCGCCTTTGATGCGCTGACGGCAGCGAAGGCCGAAGGCGTCGATGTGCTGCTGATCGATACGGCAGGGCGGCTGCAGAACCGCACCGAACTGATGAGCGAGCTTGAGAAGATCGTGCGCGTGATGAAGAAGGTTGAGCCTTCTGCGCCGCATGCTGTGCTGCTCGTCCTCGACGCGACCGTCGGGCAGAACGCGATCTCGCAGGTGGAAGCTTTCGGCAAGACCGCGGGTGTGACCGGCCTTGTCATGACCAAGCTTGACGGCACAGCGCGCGGCGGCATTCTTGTCGCCATCGCCGAAAAATTCAAACTGCCGATCCATTTCATCGGCGTCGGTGAAGGCATCGACGATTTACAGCCGTTCACCGCCCGCGACTTTGCCCGCGCGATTGCCGGGCTGGATGACTAA